TGGAGGGCTGTAAGGGGCCGTGTGATATAGATGATGAGCCGCGAAATATTCACGAAGGGGCTGTACTTCGAATTCGAAGGTGCCCTCAACTCGACTTACTATCGCAACAATTCTCTGGACAATGCCTTGGAAGAGTTCCTCCACGGTGTCTGTTGGATGGTCACGGCGTGTCAGCCAGTCCTTGATGAGCGTCTGCAATTCGTCTGCCGTAAGACGTCCGTCACCACGTGAAAGTTCCGCATTCGAATGCATCTTCCATGCTAGATAACCATGAAGATCAATAAGGAGTTGCCGATTGTCTCTCACTACCCTCGTCTTCTCTGCCTCACGGTTGAAAAAGACTTCTATGTAGCTCTCATACAGGGCCGTCCGCTGATCAGGCAGCGACTGACCTCTTACGTGGATGAGCGACAACAAGATGGTGAGTTGCATGGGGTTTCGCGCCAGGTCACTGAGGTGCGGCGATTTAATCTTCTCAGCCAGGATTCCAGTCACCTCCTGTTGTTCTTGGGCGGTGAGATTTCGTGCGGATCCCCAGCGCCCAGCATATTCCAAGGCAAGCTTATTAGTTATGGATGAAAGTGCGACGTTCGTCCATGTGGCTCGGCTGAACGTTGGGGAGTCTGGCATTGCGCTTGGTCTTGAGGTAACAATTGCCTGCACCGATAGTGCGCCGTCCGACAAGCGTACAAGGCCTTTATCAATTTCTTTAACGACCATGGCACGTTGATCCGGTGTGGCAATTTCATCGAAACCGTCCAACACTATGACGATTGGGGTAGTCGCTGCCAATTCATGAAGATCACTAACAGAGAACTCCTGTCCACCCGACAGAAAGCGGACCTCCGCCGACATAAATGCTTCGAGCGACGTCGACAACCCATGCTCGACTTCAGATGATGCCTTACGCGGATCTAACCCATCAATCCAAGACGCAAGATCTCGCAGGTCAATCCTGAAAGGAATTCTGGTCGGAGTAAGACGATGTGTCGCAGGAATTCGAAGGAGATCATCCTCTTTTGCAAGAAAATGCATTCGGTGGACTTGGCAGAGATACTGAGCCAGTGTTGACTTACCTTGGCCAGGAGCGCCCTCAACTAGGACACGGGGAAAGCGCTCCGATGTCGTGGGATGTAGAAGGAAGCTCCCTGCGGGAAGCGCTGGAACGCCGAAGTAGCCTATATCGCCATGATCAGCCCATGCCTGGATGCTCCAGTGAGCACGCTCGTCGTCCGCATCATCCGTGTCTCGAAGAATTTCGAAAAGCATCTTTGAAACCGCCCCGCGGGCAGCTTTCGGCATTTCGAGTTGGGGTGGGAGGTCGCCGGGAACATCGATAAATAGATTCAAGAGGTCGCTCGCCTGCAAATCGGCTTGCTTAAACTTCACGAAGGCATCGATTTCATACTGGGAACGGATGTAGTCTCCCACCGCCTTTGATCGACGCCTATTACCCTCTCCGAATCCCGTCTCAAAGAGGCGGCGAACTACATCTGGCGTCGCCAAGATTTCTGAGTAAAACCACTTAAGATCATAATTTCCCGAAAGGCGAGCATCGAGGTCATCTCGCCACAGAACCTGAACGGGTATATCAAAGTTCTCATGGAGGAGAGTATTGACTCTATCCAAAAGACCAACATCAGCTTTTCCGGTAGCGGAAATATTGGTTATGAGGCGGTACTCTTCTGCTCCTCGCGCTATGAGCCTATCAATATTGTCTTTCTCATCAAGAATGGCTTTCTTGAGCCATGAAAAATGATCCTCTTTTGCGTTAATTTGGCGTTTGAATTTAACCTGAATGACGATAGAGTTCTGGCCACTTTTACCGGGCGCAGTACCGTCTCGTCCGCCGTCGGCCTGACCCACGGGGAACACTTGATAACCCGGATACTCCTTCACCAGCAGTGCAGAGCAGAATGCTTGGAATCGATCCGGCGTGAACCGCTCGTAGATGTAGTCCCCCATGAACGCCTTGTCTCCTTGATACGAAGTGTGATTCCACGATTATGCACCGATTCGGTCGGTCTCTTGGCCCACGTATGACGAGGGGGGCGCCTACCCGGAGGAGTCCGTCGGTTTCCGGTCGCTGTAAAGCCGTTCCTGAGCCGCAGTCGGGGCAGCCTCCGTGGGCATCGGACGTTCCGAACTTTTGGCCCAATAGCGTCCAGGCTTCGGTTCGGAGGGGCCAATGCTGACTATCTTCGGTGCATGGCTGCACACAGAGGAAGATCTTGCGTTTGAAGCAGACAGGTGCGTTATCTATACGGCCCTCCCTGAATTTCGGCGCAACAGTGACTAGTGCTGGGTGACGATCCAAGACCGCCCAACATCAGTGTCCTGAACTGAAGGGGATCAAGACCCGGCTTGATAATGCCGTAGCCGCTGCTCGGACCGACGGCGCCTCCTGGGATAACATCGGCAGAGAGTTCGGGACCGCACGCCGAGGCGCCCAGAAGCGCTGGGAGTCCCCGCCCCCTGTGTCTCAGGCTCCATTTCGTTGCCGGCCTCAGAAGGAAAGCAAGGCGTGTGGATCAGATCTTTCAGTTTCTAATTCAGGGTGAAGCGCCGTGGTGGTCCGCACTCGTCGGGACAGTTGTTGGCGGGTTTATAACTTACTTGACGACCAGGCAAAACGCGAGAGAGCAGCGCGTGGCCGACCGGATCAAGCATGATGATGAGCGGGTCTTGGTTGATAAGGAGAAATGGCGTGCCGAAACAATCGATCATGTGGCCGAAATGTTGGTTGCAAACTACCGGCTCCGTAACCATGTGCTTACCGCACGTAGGGCGATCTTCGCCAGATATCCTGAGTCGCCGCTAGTAGCCGATGACGATAGAATTGCGTTCATCAGTGAACTCGAAGACTACACGGAGACGGTGCTTCCTCTGCAGGAAGCTTTGCAGCGGCGTTGGGCAATCTTGCAAATTATTGCGGAGGGCGACTTGGCTGAGGCCGCTGGTAACCTCTTCCTCAAATTGGCCGACCACCATCCCGAACGCTCAAAGCAGGACTTCCATGAGTCCTTGGACAAAACCTCAAAGGCGGCCGCGCTGCTGATGCACGTAGCCCAACGAGAACTCGGATTTTCCTTCGGCTCCAGGACCGGGCTTGTGGGGCAATTCGACGGGTAAAGGCGGGACCCAGAACGTGACGACCTGGCTTGCGCCAATTCGCCAAATTGATGCTGTTGGTTCGTACTGCTCGCGTTCCTGGCCGCCGTCTATTTCCGTTGCCAGACACAAGCGTGAGACGCTCAATCTAGCTCTGTGTGCGAGGTTTCCAGCCTAGTACGCACTGTGGTCCGTCAGCCCCAGGCGGACGCGACGGTCTGCGGACTCTGACGGTTAGGGGAACCGGAGAACCCACACCCATAAAGATCGCTTCTCCAGGAACCAGCCCCGGAAACAACTTCAGTGCCGATGAGTCGAGTTCGGCAGCGGTTTGTTTCACACGTCGCCGGTCTCGTCCATCTGCGAGCCGGTGCCCGATCAGCATTCCGACTTGGCTGAGAACACCTGACGGCAGGTCTGCGGGGACGCTGGGTAGGGAGACAGGCCGTGAGTCGGTATCTACGCCCTTCCTTCGCAGTGTTCCGTACAGTCAGCCAACCGCCTGCACGCTGCGGAACAGGGTGTGGAACTCCCGGTTGTGGTAGACCAGCGGGGCTGAATCGGCGGGGCTGAATCGGATATCCACAACGGTTGCGGCCAACAGCACGGAGCCACCCAGTGGTGCCCGATGAACGATTTCGCACCGCAGCGCCCATGGAGCTTCCCTGAGCAGGGGCTCGCCTGTGGGCAGCAGTTCCCAGTCCATGTCGCTGGTGAAGCGA
Above is a genomic segment from Arthrobacter sp. YN containing:
- a CDS encoding NACHT domain-containing protein is translated as MGDYIYERFTPDRFQAFCSALLVKEYPGYQVFPVGQADGGRDGTAPGKSGQNSIVIQVKFKRQINAKEDHFSWLKKAILDEKDNIDRLIARGAEEYRLITNISATGKADVGLLDRVNTLLHENFDIPVQVLWRDDLDARLSGNYDLKWFYSEILATPDVVRRLFETGFGEGNRRRSKAVGDYIRSQYEIDAFVKFKQADLQASDLLNLFIDVPGDLPPQLEMPKAARGAVSKMLFEILRDTDDADDERAHWSIQAWADHGDIGYFGVPALPAGSFLLHPTTSERFPRVLVEGAPGQGKSTLAQYLCQVHRMHFLAKEDDLLRIPATHRLTPTRIPFRIDLRDLASWIDGLDPRKASSEVEHGLSTSLEAFMSAEVRFLSGGQEFSVSDLHELAATTPIVIVLDGFDEIATPDQRAMVVKEIDKGLVRLSDGALSVQAIVTSRPSAMPDSPTFSRATWTNVALSSITNKLALEYAGRWGSARNLTAQEQQEVTGILAEKIKSPHLSDLARNPMQLTILLSLIHVRGQSLPDQRTALYESYIEVFFNREAEKTRVVRDNRQLLIDLHGYLAWKMHSNAELSRGDGRLTADELQTLIKDWLTRRDHPTDTVEELFQGIVQRIVAIVSRVEGTFEFEVQPLREYFAAHHLYHTAPYSPPGRPESGTKPEILSALMENPYWQNVLRFFAGFYSVGEIPGLATELIERLERVRSTTPLYDRQLSVNLLSDWVFHQQPSWTRKVAKAAVDELTIRAGSVGSQARYADFSLNLPHDCGGRTVGDFAYKCLGQVPGLGVAGVVRRHIPEHELLEMWLEQSRAVTPETLNAHLIMARALGVLDKLSMDEIDGLRDVWREADDLDLKLVATGCPVVLAAPAAQLSALGEALNGNVIFAGHGGEWTRLAALLNPAYLNNMLRSDYHSSLREDLKPTSSARMLPELAAKLEALESVLTENPSLANELGPWQEAVDLLAMEGQPESFAAHMLANIAAGIRSSTQRGGGSSELFDESHPLTRRVRFARMRPNGTDFWRRQFAAAGTELERKSWALHMSVWAGEPMLDLMDDVQSAFHEMTESQFYLVSRAVVSNPRSRPLRTLKKQWSALTTEGLFRSLYIFGIRGDVFAQQRILDMVRKGTVSVPRWTHSMIIEWILKPVGLAPSKSQWRSIVADFEHLGWVEDGELPWQWNYHHEQLSWENLSDTTARKILETPLQFPAKFIYSAVSQLSRATPTPRALGEIAASENWAAS